A DNA window from Pyrus communis chromosome 3, drPyrComm1.1, whole genome shotgun sequence contains the following coding sequences:
- the LOC137730282 gene encoding LL-diaminopimelate aminotransferase, chloroplastic-like — protein MLPILLATPQEENTAYKTQVSRNANIAKLEAGYLFPEIARRRAEHSQKYPDAQVISPGTGNTTEPIPEVITSAMAKKAHALSTLEGYSGYGAEQGEKLLRASIASTFYDNLGIVEDDIFVSDGAKCDISRLQVVFGSNVTMAVQDPSYPAYVDLSVIMGQTGQYQKDVEKFRNIEYMRCTPENGLFPDLCAVSRTDIIFFCSPNNPTGSAATREQLTQLVQFAKENGSIIVYDLAYVMYMSDDNPRSIFEIPGAKEIAIETSSFSKYAGFTGVRLGWTVVPKQLLFSDGFPVAKDFNRIVCTCFNGASNISQAGGLACLSPTGLKAMREVIGYYKKNAEIIVETFESLGFKVYGGKNAPYVWVHFPGRSSWDVFSEILEKTHVVTMPGSGFGPGGEGFVRVSAFGHRKNVLEACERFKQLYNI, from the exons ATGCTCCCAATCCTCCTCGCCACTCCACAAGAGGAGAATactg CTTACAAAACTCAGGTGTCCCGCAATGCGAATATAGCGAAACTAGAAGCTGGTTATCTCTTTCCAGAG ATTGCTAGAAGAAGGGCTGAGCACTCGCAGAAGTACCCTGATGCACAAGTAATTAGCCCTGGGACTGGTAACACCACTGAGCCCATTCCAGAAGTTATAACCTCTGCAATGGCAAAG AAAGCACACGCTTTGTCTACCCTAGAGGGTTACAGTGGTTATGGAGCTGAACAAGGTGAAAAG CTACTAAGAGCTTCAATTGCCTCAACATTTTATGACAACCTTGGCATCGTGGAAGATGACATCTTTGTTTCTGACGGTGCAAAATGTGACATATCCCGCCTTCAg GTTGTTTTTGGGTCTAATGTTACAATGGCAGTGCAAGATCCATCTTATCCG GCTTATGTAGACTTGAGTGTTATCATGGGCCAGACTGGACAGTATCAGAAAGATGTCGAAAAGTTCAGAAATATCGAGTACATGAGGTGTACTCCTGAGAATGGTTTATTTCCTGATTTATGCGCTGTTTCTCGAACAGATATCATATTTTTTTGCTCTCCAAACAACCCTACTGGTTCTGCTGCAACAAGGGAGCAACTGACTCAACTTGTACAGTTTGCTAAGGAGAACGGGTCAATCATAGTATACGATTTGGCATATGTCATGTATATGTCAGATGACAATCCACGGTCAATCTTTGAAATCCCTGGAGCTAAAGAG ATTGCAATTGAGACATCATCGTTCAGTAAGTATGCAGGATTCACAGGAGTTCGTTTGGGGTGGACTGTTGTTCCAAAGCAGTTGCTCTTTTCAGATGGATTCCCTGTTGCCAAGGACTTCAACCGCATTGTTTGTACTTGCTTCAATGGTGCATCCAATATATCCCAAGCTGGCGGTCTTGCTTGCCTTTCGCCAACAGGCCTTAAG GCTATGCGCGAGGTGATTGGTTACTACAAGAAAAATGCTGAAATAATTGTGGAGACGTTCGAGTCTCTTGGTTTTAAGGTGTATGGAGGGAAGAATGCACCCTATGTGTGGGTGCACTTCCCTGGCCGAAGCTCATGGGATGTATTCAGtgagattcttgagaagactcATGTGGTCACCATGCCGGGAAGTGGTTTCGGACCTGGGGGTGAAGGTTTCGTCAGGGTTAGCGCGTTTGGTCACCGGAAAAATGTATTAGAAGCTTGCGAAAGATTCAAGCAATTATACAATATTTGA